In [Phormidium] sp. ETS-05, the genomic window CGGGATAGCCGGAGTAGTCTAAAGCATTAACACCGATATACACTCGCTGTGCGCCAATCACTTCGGCGTAGGCGAGGGCAAAGCTGAGAAAGATGGTGTTGCGAGCGGGAACGTAGGTGATGGGGATGTTGCTAGCCATTTGGGCTAAAGAGCGATCGCCCGGTAAGTCGATCGCCCGATCGGTCAAGGCAGAACCCCCCCAGAGCGTCAGGTCAAAACTGACGATTTGATGTTCTATGACGCCAGCAGCAGCAGTGATCGCTTTTGCCGCTTCCAGTTCCCGGCGGTGTCGCTGGCGGTAGTCAAAGGAGATGGCATAACATTGCCACCCATCCGCCTTCGCTTGATATAGCACGGTTGTAGAGTCCATACCACCTGATAACAAGACAACAGCTTTCATGGTCCCATCCTGAGAAGTTTACATAAGGTTCATGGTTTGACCTTCTAGGGTACTACCCCCATCTGCCCCCATAGTTAGGTATTTTTTGCCCTTGATGTGCATTGGTGAATGTGCAGGCAGCTTTAAATTTCTTTACATTTCCCCCCACAGCCATTGCTAATAGGGCTTGAGGCTTTTTTAGTGCCATCTGCTTAATAAATCTTAACCAAAAAAGACGGTTTTGCTATACTTTCTGTGTTTATTTGCAAAGATACTTCATATTTTTTCGCCCAGATGTTCGCTAAGGTAGAACTATAAGGCAAAAATAAGTTGGTGCCCCGGTGGGGCAATCTAGAGGTAATCATCATGTCAAAATTTACCAGCAATCATATTCAAGCAAAAAAACCTATGTGGCAGACAGTGGCGGCGGTGAGCCTGGGATTTTGGCTCAGCAGTTGCCTAGTGTTGGATTTAGTCATCATGCCTACCATGTATGGGGCGGGGATGATGGCCGAACCCGGTTTCGTCTCGGCGGGTTACAGCATTTTCTCGGCTTTTAATCGCATCGAGTTGCTCTGCGCGGCTTTGGTACTCACGGGACTGTTGGTAACGGTGAAAATGCACTCTCCTGTTGGTGGTAACTGGGGGAGATGGGCAGTGGTAGCAGCGGTGATGTTGTTGGGGATAGTATGTGTGGATACCTACAGTTTGACCCCCCAGATGAGTGCCTTGGGGATGCAGTTAAACTTGTTTGATGCGGCGACAGAAGCGCCGGTGGCAATGGACAGAATGCACGAAAGTTATTGGGTTTTGGAAGTGATCA contains:
- the queC gene encoding 7-cyano-7-deazaguanine synthase QueC, yielding MKAVVLLSGGMDSTTVLYQAKADGWQCYAISFDYRQRHRRELEAAKAITAAAGVIEHQIVSFDLTLWGGSALTDRAIDLPGDRSLAQMASNIPITYVPARNTIFLSFALAYAEVIGAQRVYIGVNALDYSGYPDCRPDFIEAMQEVFRLGTKQGREGDPILITTPLLHLRKTEIIQLGDRLGVPWSQTWSCYAGGESACGICDACRLRLAAFADLGLTLSPTRRNPNPTIPASRHIPQTLPVSPDGP
- a CDS encoding DUF4149 domain-containing protein, giving the protein MSKFTSNHIQAKKPMWQTVAAVSLGFWLSSCLVLDLVIMPTMYGAGMMAEPGFVSAGYSIFSAFNRIELLCAALVLTGLLVTVKMHSPVGGNWGRWAVVAAVMLLGIVCVDTYSLTPQMSALGMQLNLFDAATEAPVAMDRMHESYWVLEVIKVLGGGMVLYWFSRQQELAAE